A region of Pleionea litopenaei DNA encodes the following proteins:
- a CDS encoding peroxiredoxin family protein — protein sequence MTINRKLGDTFLKLKQWIHKAWQKFLTISPKKFLLNCASYAAMVITLFFITHWYQTRNSLLSEQDSQIPNFVLPSLGDITIESSDLLNKPTVVYFFATWCSICNLSMKNLKDLESDWKAGKVDVVLIALDWQSKSSVEKFIHEKQLHFPVLLGNNTTQRKFKIKGFPTYFIADERNVIQYMSVGYSTSLGLKARLKLL from the coding sequence ATGACGATTAACCGAAAGTTAGGTGACACTTTCTTGAAGCTGAAGCAATGGATTCACAAGGCATGGCAAAAGTTTCTTACTATCAGTCCGAAAAAATTCTTACTTAATTGCGCCAGCTATGCCGCAATGGTAATTACTCTGTTTTTCATAACTCATTGGTATCAAACACGAAACAGTTTACTCAGTGAGCAAGATTCTCAGATTCCAAACTTTGTTCTGCCTTCACTCGGTGACATAACTATTGAAAGCTCAGATTTATTAAATAAGCCCACCGTTGTTTACTTTTTCGCAACTTGGTGCAGCATTTGTAATTTGTCTATGAAGAATTTAAAAGACCTTGAGTCCGATTGGAAGGCTGGTAAAGTTGACGTTGTATTGATTGCACTAGACTGGCAATCCAAATCTTCTGTGGAAAAATTCATTCACGAAAAGCAGCTACACTTTCCGGTATTGCTTGGCAACAACACGACTCAAAGAAAGTTTAAGATAAAAGGGTTCCCAACTTACTTTATCGCAGATGAAAGAAATGTCATCCAATACATGAGTGTTGGATATTCAACTTCCTTAGGACTTAAAGCTCGACTCAAATTGCTATAA
- the nudC gene encoding NAD(+) diphosphatase: protein MFKFNHNFLDRDSLSRTDPVAIKNRLASTKSKLILFNNRYQVLMQPDGLHLTNAKHLANIPDSKQWIYLGHSEFDPDEPWFCARVNDSEFELSHHQQWHDLRLSLPSITEPTASIVAYAKALLYWHSQHKHCGKCGAKAEVHMSGHERHCPACDHTMYPRTDPAIIIAVTYNEQLLLARQASWPKARYSVLAGFVEPGESFEHAAIREVKEESGLDIHFPKYFASQPWPFPCSIMIGFLAEAKHQNLALLDQELEHAVWVSPENIGSLLSNGELKLPTYGSISHALIEHWANTHQLNLSRWIDN, encoded by the coding sequence GTGTTTAAGTTTAATCATAATTTTCTCGACCGGGATAGTTTAAGCCGAACCGACCCAGTTGCAATTAAAAATCGACTCGCATCAACGAAGTCAAAGCTCATTCTGTTTAATAATCGATACCAAGTTTTGATGCAGCCAGACGGCCTTCACCTGACCAATGCCAAGCATCTTGCGAATATACCGGACAGCAAACAATGGATTTATCTCGGACACAGTGAATTTGATCCTGACGAGCCTTGGTTTTGTGCCCGAGTAAACGACTCCGAATTTGAGTTATCGCACCACCAACAGTGGCATGATCTAAGGTTGAGCTTACCTTCGATTACGGAGCCAACGGCATCAATTGTTGCTTACGCTAAAGCCCTTTTGTATTGGCACAGCCAACACAAACATTGTGGCAAATGCGGAGCCAAAGCGGAGGTTCATATGAGTGGACATGAACGGCATTGTCCTGCTTGTGATCACACAATGTATCCAAGAACCGATCCTGCAATTATTATAGCGGTAACCTATAACGAGCAGCTCTTATTGGCTCGACAAGCAAGTTGGCCGAAGGCCCGTTATTCAGTGCTTGCAGGCTTTGTAGAGCCAGGTGAGTCTTTTGAACATGCTGCTATTCGAGAAGTAAAAGAAGAAAGTGGCTTAGATATTCATTTTCCCAAATATTTTGCCTCACAGCCTTGGCCATTTCCTTGCTCTATAATGATTGGCTTTTTAGCAGAAGCTAAGCACCAGAACTTAGCATTGTTAGATCAAGAGTTAGAACATGCCGTTTGGGTGTCCCCTGAAAACATCGGCAGTTTGCTATCAAATGGTGAGCTTAAACTCCCGACTTATGGGTCGATTTCTCATGCACTGATTGAACACTGGGCGAATACCCATCAGCTAAACTTAAGTCGATGGATAGACAACTAA
- a CDS encoding YeiH family protein: MHPIIFAVLVTAAIGAIALNWLSAGTSLLVGIAIALVSPHPWVTQCRSYSAIVLKVAIVLMGFGMEVSAVAATAGTTFWITLLSLLLALILGWALMKLLKVDSQIGLMISSGTAICGGSAIAAVSQVIKPPAEKTVVAVTVIFLLNLVALYIFPVIGHWLELSQFQFGVWAALAIHDTSSVVGAAAQYGDQALNIASTAKLARALWIIPLTVILSLILKPKGMKVTIPLFIVFFVLAASSRSLIEANLVFDWLSDLSRYLLKIALLMMGLGITKQTLAAIDARPFALGVILWIALSISSLFLVYLIT; the protein is encoded by the coding sequence TTGCACCCAATTATCTTTGCTGTTTTAGTGACCGCAGCTATTGGCGCTATAGCCCTTAATTGGCTCTCAGCAGGTACATCGTTACTTGTGGGAATTGCTATCGCTCTTGTTTCTCCTCACCCATGGGTCACTCAATGTCGGAGCTATTCCGCAATCGTTCTAAAAGTCGCCATTGTTCTAATGGGATTTGGAATGGAAGTATCAGCAGTAGCCGCTACCGCTGGAACAACCTTTTGGATAACCTTGTTAAGTTTACTGCTCGCCCTAATTCTTGGTTGGGCGTTAATGAAGCTATTAAAAGTTGACTCGCAAATTGGGCTGATGATTTCGAGTGGTACGGCGATATGTGGTGGTAGTGCCATTGCAGCGGTTTCACAAGTCATTAAACCACCAGCAGAGAAAACCGTGGTGGCGGTAACCGTTATCTTTTTGCTCAACCTCGTTGCTCTGTACATCTTTCCCGTTATCGGGCATTGGTTAGAACTCTCTCAATTTCAATTTGGTGTATGGGCTGCTTTGGCCATTCATGATACTAGCTCTGTGGTTGGTGCCGCAGCTCAATACGGAGACCAAGCATTAAATATCGCTTCTACCGCGAAGCTAGCAAGAGCACTTTGGATTATCCCATTGACGGTTATTTTATCGCTGATATTAAAACCCAAAGGAATGAAAGTAACCATTCCTTTGTTTATCGTTTTCTTTGTTCTCGCAGCTTCGAGCAGAAGTCTAATAGAAGCAAATTTGGTATTCGACTGGTTATCGGATCTTAGCCGTTATTTGCTAAAAATCGCTCTTTTAATGATGGGCCTCGGAATCACAAAACAAACCCTTGCAGCCATCGATGCTCGTCCTTTTGCGCTTGGAGTCATCTTGTGGATTGCTCTATCAATAAGTTCACTTTTTCTCGTGTATTTAATTACCTAG
- a CDS encoding GntR family transcriptional regulator, whose amino-acid sequence MQANWNDSQPIYRQLRDKVVASILDRELKEGDALPSVRQVSADFQLNPITVSKAYQELVDDDLVEKRRGVGMFVQEGAREKLLAKERHQFLTTEWPMILEKIERLGLDAKELFKRPSTGGES is encoded by the coding sequence ATGCAGGCAAATTGGAACGATAGTCAACCGATTTATCGTCAACTGCGTGACAAGGTTGTGGCCTCGATTTTGGATAGAGAGTTAAAAGAGGGTGATGCATTGCCTTCGGTTCGTCAGGTTTCTGCGGATTTTCAACTCAATCCAATTACGGTGTCAAAAGCTTATCAAGAGTTAGTTGATGATGATTTAGTCGAAAAACGAAGAGGAGTGGGGATGTTTGTACAAGAAGGTGCGAGAGAAAAATTGTTAGCTAAAGAACGGCATCAATTTTTAACCACAGAGTGGCCCATGATTCTGGAAAAAATCGAACGGTTAGGTCTTGATGCTAAAGAGTTGTTTAAACGCCCGAGCACTGGAGGAGAATCATGA
- a CDS encoding ABC transporter ATP-binding protein, which produces MSNVVTARSLSKSYGEFNALKSVNFSVQRGRIVGLIGPNGAGKTTILKSILGLTTFDGHLDVFGLDPQKDRHKLMQKVCFIADVAVLPRWLKVSQALDFVEGVHPRFNREKAERFLSKTKINKNSKVGHLSKGMVTQLHLALVLAIEVELLVLDEPTLGLDILYRKDFYNELLTEFFDEDRSIIVTTHQVEEVENLLTDLMFIKNGEIILDSTMDEVSERFVEVMVSSDKAEQAKEYKPIAEREVFGRKVYLFDGLSPEVAQSLGDIHRPSISDLFVAKMREVSA; this is translated from the coding sequence ATGAGTAATGTGGTAACTGCCCGTAGTTTGAGTAAGTCTTACGGAGAGTTTAATGCATTGAAATCTGTGAACTTTTCCGTTCAACGAGGCCGAATTGTTGGGTTAATTGGCCCAAATGGTGCCGGTAAAACGACGATACTTAAGTCGATCTTAGGCTTAACGACTTTCGATGGTCACCTTGATGTTTTTGGCTTAGACCCGCAAAAAGATCGTCATAAATTGATGCAGAAGGTTTGTTTTATTGCTGATGTTGCCGTTTTACCTCGTTGGTTGAAAGTTTCGCAAGCTTTAGATTTTGTTGAAGGGGTTCACCCTCGCTTTAATCGTGAAAAAGCAGAGCGCTTTTTATCGAAGACTAAGATCAACAAAAACAGCAAAGTTGGTCATTTGTCGAAAGGAATGGTGACACAACTGCACCTAGCTTTAGTGCTTGCAATAGAAGTTGAGTTGTTGGTACTTGATGAGCCAACGTTAGGTTTAGACATTTTATACAGAAAAGACTTTTACAATGAACTTCTAACCGAGTTTTTTGATGAAGATCGTTCAATCATAGTTACCACTCATCAAGTTGAAGAAGTGGAAAATCTATTGACTGACCTAATGTTCATTAAGAATGGCGAGATTATTCTCGATTCAACAATGGATGAAGTCTCTGAGCGATTCGTTGAAGTCATGGTATCAAGTGACAAGGCTGAACAAGCAAAAGAGTACAAGCCGATTGCTGAGCGCGAAGTATTTGGACGAAAAGTCTATTTATTCGATGGTTTAAGTCCAGAAGTTGCTCAAAGTTTGGGAGACATTCACAGACCGAGTATTTCTGACTTGTTTGTCGCTAAAATGAGAGAGGTGAGCGCATGA
- a CDS encoding GDSL-type esterase/lipase family protein — translation MNQLFNKQASLILLIVLLASCGEQVKLEPLSYDATIVAFGDSLTFGTGSTKGNDYPYVLSELLGMKVINAGIPGNTTADGLERINKVLDKHSPSLVILCLGGNDFLRKRPVEQTRENLNALIEIIKQKQSQVVLISVPKPAIFLDDAELYETIAQQHNIPLLNDTLSELLSDNDLKSDAIHLNDSGYSQLAAAIQNFLIERGAL, via the coding sequence ATGAATCAGCTTTTCAATAAACAAGCAAGTCTAATACTACTAATAGTATTGCTCGCATCCTGTGGAGAGCAAGTAAAGCTTGAGCCGCTTTCTTACGATGCAACTATTGTAGCTTTTGGAGACAGCTTAACCTTTGGAACAGGTTCAACCAAAGGGAATGACTACCCTTACGTTCTATCTGAACTTTTGGGCATGAAAGTCATTAATGCTGGTATTCCGGGCAATACAACCGCGGATGGCCTAGAGCGAATTAATAAGGTTTTAGACAAACACAGTCCGTCTTTAGTTATTCTGTGTCTTGGCGGAAACGATTTTCTAAGAAAGAGGCCTGTCGAGCAAACACGAGAAAATCTAAACGCACTCATTGAAATAATCAAGCAAAAGCAAAGTCAGGTTGTTTTAATTTCTGTTCCTAAACCCGCTATCTTTTTAGACGATGCAGAGCTTTATGAGACAATTGCGCAACAACATAATATTCCTTTGCTAAACGATACTCTATCTGAACTCCTTTCAGATAACGACCTAAAGTCTGACGCAATTCACTTGAATGACTCAGGCTATTCTCAATTAGCCGCTGCCATACAAAACTTTCTTATCGAAAGGGGCGCGCTTTAA
- a CDS encoding DUF2288 domain-containing protein, producing MVQEKEHSSDSNITEESLSITEKLNLETAKVVWKELEIPFARGVVIVVSSELDLIEAAVAFHEDNQSQVAAWLDKKLLQKPELDWVKGLRGDDEEFWAVVVAPFVLIQSPKK from the coding sequence ATGGTTCAAGAAAAAGAGCACAGTTCAGACAGTAATATAACCGAAGAGTCATTATCAATTACTGAAAAACTCAATTTAGAAACTGCAAAGGTCGTATGGAAAGAGCTAGAAATACCTTTTGCCAGAGGCGTAGTCATTGTCGTAAGCTCAGAACTTGATCTCATCGAGGCTGCGGTTGCGTTTCACGAGGATAATCAGAGTCAGGTCGCCGCTTGGCTAGATAAAAAACTATTGCAAAAACCTGAGTTAGACTGGGTAAAAGGATTACGTGGTGACGACGAAGAATTCTGGGCGGTCGTCGTAGCCCCATTTGTACTAATTCAATCTCCGAAAAAATGA
- a CDS encoding tetratricopeptide repeat protein has translation MLKLVSKRTTFLSLLIWFCFSSLGIEAAQPLARISTLTDEAEQQVYRDPKKAESLAREALSLVTEETLFESKYRASIILSDALVEQDKYDQALTLLSNLLTEANNLDLTIQKAQVLSRSGEVLWYQGKVYQAVDRLEGALKLYQATDRPDDISKTLNNIGIMYRHLGDYESALNYLLRSLAIKETLGNKQTIATTLNNIGVIYNHLEKYQEAISYYDRAIEIFEFTGDAPGLADPLNNKGQALEQLGQLSDALEYYQRSLQIEESTQNIRGQSISNAHIGAILRQMKRFDQASQHLNIASQLANQTQSPVVLTETLLQQGLLYIDLKQVGEAERVFLEGLQIATDSSEKEKVVEFHFQLSNVYEMDGQFAKALEHYRLYKLVSEELLNANTRERITRLQFRNKLEQREQEINLLKQQNRIQSLEVEQAKSQKTIIMAFSLAFVVAFGLILGYLYHRKRIARERDISDQLITLDKLKTQFLMHTSSELLTPLSQIKQVSTFNLQQVETNTSEFKALNAIEKYSEKLEIIIRNLLDFSADKNSKLTLNIGPLSINEVISYVIEVMQQDLSNVEVGRLSFSFNNQISADSPSLLGDKQRLTQCIYNIVQRYISRLQEGTLYFHAIPMNESMLVRISNQPLNETQTSKPEDESWETMPFEMNLVHRLITLQQGEIWIDEHETEYTVCFTLPLEK, from the coding sequence ATGCTTAAATTGGTGTCTAAACGAACAACTTTCTTATCGTTGCTCATTTGGTTTTGCTTTTCATCACTTGGAATAGAGGCAGCACAGCCACTTGCACGAATCAGCACGTTAACGGATGAAGCAGAACAACAAGTCTACAGAGATCCTAAGAAAGCGGAGTCTCTTGCTCGAGAAGCTTTGAGCCTAGTGACTGAAGAGACCTTATTTGAAAGCAAATACCGCGCATCGATCATTTTGTCAGATGCCCTAGTCGAACAAGATAAGTACGACCAAGCCCTCACTTTGTTATCCAACCTACTCACAGAAGCAAACAACCTCGATTTAACCATTCAAAAAGCCCAAGTTTTATCTCGAAGCGGTGAAGTATTATGGTACCAAGGTAAAGTCTATCAAGCCGTCGATCGGTTAGAAGGCGCGCTTAAGCTGTATCAGGCCACCGACCGACCGGATGACATTTCTAAGACGTTGAATAATATTGGTATTATGTATCGCCATTTGGGCGACTATGAGAGCGCGTTAAACTACTTACTGCGCTCTCTTGCCATAAAAGAAACGCTTGGAAACAAGCAGACCATTGCAACGACGTTAAATAATATTGGCGTCATATACAATCACCTTGAAAAGTATCAAGAAGCAATCAGTTACTACGACAGAGCCATTGAAATCTTCGAGTTCACTGGAGACGCCCCTGGACTTGCCGATCCGCTCAATAATAAAGGCCAGGCACTGGAGCAGCTCGGTCAGCTCTCTGACGCTTTGGAATATTATCAACGCTCATTGCAGATTGAAGAAAGTACTCAGAATATTCGCGGGCAAAGTATTTCCAACGCGCACATCGGGGCTATCTTGAGACAAATGAAGCGCTTTGACCAAGCCAGTCAGCACCTAAACATCGCCAGTCAGTTAGCCAATCAAACACAATCTCCGGTCGTACTAACCGAGACGCTGCTTCAACAAGGATTGCTGTATATCGATCTTAAGCAAGTCGGTGAAGCAGAGAGAGTATTTTTAGAGGGGCTTCAGATTGCTACCGACTCATCCGAAAAAGAAAAAGTTGTTGAGTTCCACTTCCAATTATCAAATGTATACGAAATGGATGGTCAGTTTGCCAAAGCACTAGAGCATTACCGACTGTACAAGTTAGTGTCAGAAGAACTTCTTAATGCCAATACCCGAGAGCGTATTACTCGTTTACAGTTTCGCAATAAACTCGAGCAACGAGAGCAAGAAATTAACCTACTCAAGCAACAAAATCGGATTCAGAGCTTAGAGGTTGAGCAAGCAAAATCACAGAAAACCATTATCATGGCCTTCAGCTTAGCCTTTGTCGTCGCCTTTGGGTTGATTCTTGGCTACTTATACCACCGCAAACGCATTGCGAGAGAAAGAGATATTAGCGATCAATTAATCACTCTAGACAAACTCAAGACTCAATTCTTGATGCACACAAGTTCAGAGCTATTAACTCCATTGAGTCAAATCAAACAAGTTTCTACTTTTAACCTACAACAAGTAGAAACAAACACGAGCGAATTTAAAGCGCTGAATGCAATAGAAAAATACAGTGAAAAATTAGAGATCATCATTCGAAATCTATTGGACTTCAGTGCTGATAAAAACTCAAAACTCACTTTGAATATTGGTCCATTGAGTATAAATGAAGTTATTTCTTATGTTATTGAGGTAATGCAGCAAGACTTATCTAACGTCGAAGTTGGTCGACTATCGTTTAGCTTTAATAATCAGATTTCTGCCGATAGTCCATCATTGCTCGGCGATAAACAACGACTGACTCAATGTATCTACAATATTGTTCAGAGATACATATCACGGCTGCAAGAAGGCACCCTCTACTTTCATGCGATTCCAATGAATGAAAGCATGCTTGTTAGAATTTCAAATCAACCTCTAAACGAAACTCAAACTAGCAAACCAGAAGATGAGTCTTGGGAAACCATGCCCTTTGAAATGAACTTGGTGCATCGATTGATCACGCTTCAACAAGGTGAAATATGGATAGATGAGCATGAAACCGAGTATACTGTTTGCTTTACCTTACCCTTAGAGAAATAA
- a CDS encoding DUF3016 domain-containing protein has product MMKTNMKMLESKGIRSFSKNLLGLAATFLMASSMAADRVKLSEPQKFMDFRTPELTTARAEESFVAAINEHLEAFENSHPSIKQVTLTFTDVDRAGHVRYDVRGDHRELRLLDNFVQVRLNFDFQVIGKDGSVIDSGTKSLKKVFSITDIMMRRHSRDAFFFEKELLQSWLEQLD; this is encoded by the coding sequence ATGATGAAAACTAATATGAAAATGCTTGAGTCAAAGGGAATCCGCAGCTTCTCAAAGAATTTGCTTGGTCTTGCGGCGACGTTTTTAATGGCCTCATCGATGGCTGCTGATCGCGTAAAACTCTCTGAGCCACAAAAATTTATGGATTTTCGGACCCCAGAATTGACCACGGCTAGAGCGGAAGAGAGTTTCGTCGCAGCGATAAACGAGCATCTAGAAGCATTCGAGAATTCTCATCCAAGCATCAAGCAAGTTACCCTGACTTTTACCGATGTCGATAGAGCCGGGCATGTGAGGTACGATGTTCGTGGCGATCATCGTGAATTGAGGCTGCTTGATAATTTTGTTCAGGTTCGATTGAATTTTGACTTTCAGGTGATTGGGAAAGACGGTTCGGTTATCGATTCAGGTACAAAAAGCCTCAAGAAGGTTTTTTCGATTACCGACATTATGATGCGACGCCATTCAAGAGACGCATTCTTTTTCGAAAAAGAATTACTGCAGAGTTGGCTAGAGCAGCTCGATTAA
- a CDS encoding DUF4404 family protein, with product MASRDMVVLLQEFEQKLAELESGDASVDQEVREARHQIRELLSNPDKVPEPDEFLMNKLADVTEHFEADHPVLSEWLSKLSDLFSRMGI from the coding sequence ATGGCATCTCGGGATATGGTTGTTTTATTGCAAGAATTTGAGCAAAAGTTAGCCGAGCTAGAGTCGGGTGATGCGAGCGTTGATCAAGAAGTGCGTGAAGCTCGCCATCAGATTCGTGAGCTACTTTCAAATCCAGATAAAGTCCCTGAGCCTGATGAGTTTTTGATGAATAAGCTAGCCGATGTAACTGAGCATTTTGAAGCCGACCATCCAGTACTCTCTGAGTGGTTAAGCAAATTAAGTGACTTATTCTCTAGAATGGGCATTTGA
- the proB gene encoding glutamate 5-kinase, whose translation MLEKTSDLKESRSQMSSKTIVIKVGSQLIMDDITLMTRLACQVSELIDSGHRCLIVSSGAASMGKEKLSSFFGLSKTCSMKFDRELLTGLGQTQLMQTWQSSFNLPVAQVLVDQFHLKSRERFLLVKTQILRLMNVGCVPICNENDLLALAADRINNNDYLAAVLAQMLSADWLFLLTNVAGVYRDYPARDGFISEISFEDSHLKNTCGKASSEHGTGGMGEKVAAAQLASKQGTHSVICDSSVELKHAIYENRVAGTRITANESPTSKRQGWLNDISEVAGRVDIDPGAVKALTKAGASLLVAGVTHIEGSFDSKQVISIHCAATGTLIAKGFCKLSSTQVALYLAKSTNLDKPILVHRNDMVLV comes from the coding sequence ATGTTAGAGAAAACCTCTGATTTGAAAGAAAGCCGTTCGCAGATGTCGTCGAAGACCATTGTGATTAAAGTTGGTAGCCAACTTATTATGGATGACATAACGCTGATGACACGGCTTGCATGCCAAGTTTCTGAACTCATTGATTCAGGTCATCGCTGCCTCATTGTAAGCTCCGGCGCCGCGAGTATGGGCAAAGAAAAATTGTCGTCATTCTTCGGGCTCAGTAAAACTTGCTCAATGAAGTTCGATCGGGAATTACTCACCGGTTTAGGGCAAACCCAATTAATGCAGACATGGCAGTCATCTTTTAACCTCCCTGTTGCTCAAGTTCTTGTTGATCAGTTTCATTTGAAATCTCGCGAACGTTTTCTGCTTGTGAAAACTCAAATACTGCGCTTGATGAATGTCGGTTGTGTACCCATATGTAATGAGAATGATCTCTTAGCGTTGGCCGCCGATCGAATCAATAATAACGATTATTTAGCGGCGGTTTTAGCTCAGATGTTGTCAGCGGATTGGTTATTCTTATTGACGAATGTTGCTGGAGTCTATCGAGACTATCCCGCTCGAGATGGGTTCATATCTGAAATCAGCTTTGAGGACTCTCATTTAAAAAATACCTGCGGTAAAGCAAGTTCTGAGCACGGAACGGGAGGCATGGGGGAAAAAGTCGCTGCAGCTCAGCTAGCGAGCAAGCAGGGCACACATTCAGTGATTTGCGATTCGTCCGTTGAGCTTAAGCATGCCATTTACGAAAACAGAGTTGCAGGAACTCGAATTACCGCGAATGAATCACCAACGTCTAAGCGACAGGGTTGGCTAAATGATATCTCAGAGGTTGCCGGGCGAGTCGACATTGACCCCGGAGCAGTAAAGGCGCTTACCAAAGCAGGAGCGTCATTGCTGGTGGCTGGTGTTACGCATATTGAAGGTTCGTTTGATAGTAAGCAGGTTATCTCTATACATTGCGCAGCAACTGGAACGCTCATTGCGAAAGGGTTTTGTAAGCTGAGTTCGACTCAGGTTGCCTTATATTTAGCCAAATCAACCAATCTTGATAAACCAATTTTAGTTCATCGAAATGATATGGTACTGGTTTAA
- a CDS encoding sodium-dependent transporter, with translation MAARGSFNTRLGFILAAAGSAVGLGNIWKFPFEVGHGGGAAFVLVYLAFCFILCYPVLVTEIAIGRKTQRNPVGAFKALGFRKWAIIGYLGLASGVLILSFYNVVAAWSFGYVIEMLQGNFGIGNEFGSFISDAVKVGLYGVIFMSTTAFIVSNGISGGIERAAKILMPSLLVIIVGLLIYALTLPNAMEGVKFYLVPDFSKLTGDVIYSALGQAFFSLSLGMGALITYGSYVDRKENIVSAGAFITLADVGIAFIAGFMMFPFVFSQGIEPNGGAGLIFVTLPGVFESLGPIIGVICGVLFFLLLTFAALTSTVSLLEVPTSYVVDEHGVDRKKAVWVIATIIFIIGIPSMLSNGTVDWLSSFITLPGHENAISFMDFVEDLAADSFLPVGGFLIAVFAAWVWRKENLNEELAHGDEAIRGTLLQKYIDFAISYICPFILGLIAVVTILDRFMGINLVELILH, from the coding sequence ATGGCCGCTCGAGGTTCATTTAACACACGCTTAGGCTTTATATTAGCAGCTGCCGGTTCAGCTGTTGGATTGGGAAACATTTGGAAGTTTCCATTTGAGGTAGGGCATGGAGGCGGTGCAGCTTTCGTTCTGGTGTATCTCGCGTTTTGTTTTATCCTTTGTTACCCCGTTTTGGTAACGGAAATTGCTATTGGTCGTAAGACTCAGCGTAATCCCGTTGGCGCATTTAAAGCGCTAGGTTTTCGCAAATGGGCGATCATCGGTTATTTAGGATTAGCCAGTGGCGTCCTGATTCTTTCCTTCTACAATGTCGTTGCCGCATGGTCATTTGGTTACGTGATCGAAATGCTGCAAGGTAACTTTGGAATAGGGAATGAGTTTGGCTCGTTCATATCAGATGCGGTTAAAGTCGGCCTTTATGGCGTGATATTTATGTCAACGACCGCATTCATCGTTTCCAACGGTATCAGCGGAGGCATTGAAAGAGCGGCCAAAATTTTAATGCCGAGTTTATTGGTCATCATCGTTGGCTTGTTAATTTATGCGTTAACCTTACCGAATGCTATGGAAGGGGTGAAGTTTTATTTAGTGCCCGATTTTTCAAAGTTAACGGGCGATGTTATTTACTCTGCGTTGGGTCAAGCATTTTTCTCCTTGTCACTCGGTATGGGAGCTTTAATCACGTACGGTAGCTACGTTGATAGAAAAGAAAATATCGTGAGCGCGGGGGCATTTATTACGCTAGCCGATGTGGGCATCGCATTTATTGCCGGTTTTATGATGTTCCCATTCGTATTCAGCCAAGGTATTGAACCTAATGGTGGTGCGGGATTAATTTTTGTCACTTTACCGGGTGTGTTCGAATCTTTAGGCCCAATCATTGGTGTGATTTGTGGTGTGCTGTTCTTCTTACTTTTAACCTTTGCTGCACTTACTTCAACGGTTTCGTTGTTAGAAGTACCGACTTCCTATGTTGTTGATGAGCATGGTGTCGACCGCAAAAAAGCAGTTTGGGTGATTGCGACCATTATTTTCATCATTGGGATTCCGTCCATGTTGTCGAACGGAACTGTTGACTGGTTAAGTTCGTTTATCACCTTGCCAGGACATGAAAACGCAATCAGTTTTATGGATTTTGTGGAAGATTTAGCGGCCGACTCCTTCTTACCAGTTGGTGGCTTTTTGATCGCTGTGTTTGCTGCTTGGGTATGGCGCAAAGAAAACTTAAATGAAGAGCTAGCCCATGGTGACGAAGCCATCAGAGGAACCTTGCTGCAAAAATACATTGATTTCGCGATCAGCTATATTTGTCCGTTCATTCTCGGTTTGATTGCGGTTGTGACCATTCTCGATCGCTTTATGGGAATCAACCTTGTAGAGTTAATTCTTCATTAA